The bacterium DNA segment CTACGACGACAACATGTCGAAGGTCTTCTTCGAGGACCTCGAGCTGCCGCGCCCGGACGTCTACCTCGGCGTGGGCAGCGGTTCGCACGCCGCGCAGACCGCCGTGATCATGACCCC contains these protein-coding regions:
- a CDS encoding UDP-N-acetyl glucosamine 2-epimerase; translated protein: MKVLGVVGARPNFMKMAPIVRAAAAGGLSLELCHTGQHYDDNMSKVFFEDLELPRPDVYLGVGSGSHAAQTAVIMTP